The genome window GGCCTTGCGCACGTTCCTTTGCGACCGCACCGGCCGCGATCTCTCGCATTTCCGCCACGGTCCGGCCTTTGGAAGGCAACGCCCCCAGGAAGTCGTGGATGGTCTTTCCCTTCCGCAGGACCACAGCGTCCTTGGTCTGCTCCAGGAGCAAGGTGTCGCCCTCGTTGATCCGCAGCGCCGTCCGCAGCTTCCGCGGCAGGGTGATCTGGCCCTTGGGCAGAACCTTGATGGTCGTCGTCATGCGCCCCTCCTACACCCGGGTCAATTCCTACTGATCGATAATGTAGGAATTCTGGCTTCGGCTGTCAAGAACTCGACAACCTTCCGCGCCTGTCCTGCGTCAGTGTGTTGCGGGGAGCAGTTCTGCGGCAA of bacterium contains these proteins:
- a CDS encoding AbrB/MazE/SpoVT family DNA-binding domain-containing protein, with amino-acid sequence MTTTIKVLPKGQITLPRKLRTALRINEGDTLLLEQTKDAVVLRKGKTIHDFLGALPSKGRTVAEMREIAAGAVAKERAQGLR